The proteins below come from a single Roseiflexus sp. RS-1 genomic window:
- a CDS encoding RelA/SpoT family protein, translated as MDSPATLAVSSGDVATDSSVRSTRRTSAAPQPPLRPNPEFTHSPVADELVARLKLYQRQPNGSTDRMARSEELVRNAYAVACEAHGKQKRDSGEPYIDHPVAVAHILIDLQLDAASVAAALLHDVLEDTLVSKEQLTALFGAEIANLVDSVTKLSALEARTREEAQVGTYRKMFIAMADDPRVVLVKLADRLHNMRTIGSLSEERQKRMALETLEIYAPLAHRLGIWQIKWELEDRAFAVLNPEKYQEISRQLSLRRDARERLVHRVIQRLRQVLEKEGIKADITGRPKHIYSIYRKMERKGVSLDQIYDQLAVRVIVDTVADCYRVLGLVHATWPPVPGEFDDYIAMPKESMYQSLHTTVLIPGGQPCEIQIRTHEMHEVAERGIAAHWRYKEGFGRIDASFESKLAWLRGLIEWRRDLTDAREFVDSFKTDVLEEQVYVFTPKGKIIDLPVGATPVDFAYRIHSDVGHSCVGAKVNNRIVPLDYQLRNGEIVHIMTSKTPRGPSRDWLNFVKTSGARNHIRRYFKRLDRTENIAAGRELLEKELKRLGLSVPFEEIVAITGLKSIDDVFAQIGSGDITARQVAQKILSHRTPVGADDLADIPQVAPTTERPNDTSIIRVRGIENTQVPTRLARCCNPVAGEPIVGFVTRGKGITVHRADCRTILNERDRARLVEVTWGAGVPKQGYPVPVRIEAWDRVGLWRDVSGVIADAGINIDAVEQVPTRRPGRAVLTVTLRIQSIAQLTAILDKLNRLSDVIEARREQNAAPTAETP; from the coding sequence ATGGACTCACCAGCAACACTCGCGGTGAGCAGTGGCGATGTCGCCACCGACTCCTCTGTTCGTTCAACGCGCCGTACTAGTGCCGCGCCGCAGCCGCCGCTGCGTCCAAATCCCGAGTTTACCCATAGCCCGGTCGCCGATGAGCTGGTTGCGCGTCTGAAACTCTACCAGCGCCAGCCGAACGGCAGTACCGATCGGATGGCACGCAGCGAGGAACTGGTGCGCAATGCGTATGCCGTCGCCTGTGAAGCGCACGGCAAACAGAAGCGCGACTCGGGTGAGCCGTATATCGATCATCCGGTTGCCGTTGCGCATATTCTGATCGACCTGCAGCTCGATGCAGCGTCAGTTGCTGCCGCACTGCTCCACGATGTCCTGGAAGATACCCTCGTCTCCAAAGAACAACTGACAGCGTTGTTCGGCGCCGAGATCGCCAATCTCGTCGATAGCGTCACCAAACTTTCGGCGCTGGAAGCGCGCACCCGCGAAGAAGCGCAGGTCGGCACGTATCGCAAAATGTTCATTGCAATGGCGGACGATCCGCGTGTGGTGCTGGTCAAACTGGCAGACCGCCTGCACAACATGCGCACTATCGGCTCGCTCTCCGAAGAGCGCCAGAAACGCATGGCGCTCGAGACGCTCGAAATCTACGCCCCGCTGGCGCATCGCCTCGGCATCTGGCAGATCAAGTGGGAACTCGAAGACCGCGCCTTTGCCGTCCTCAACCCTGAAAAATATCAGGAGATCAGTCGTCAGCTGTCATTGCGGCGCGATGCGCGCGAGCGCCTCGTCCACCGCGTGATCCAGCGTCTGCGCCAGGTGCTCGAAAAAGAAGGGATCAAAGCGGATATTACGGGGCGACCCAAGCACATCTATTCGATCTATCGCAAGATGGAACGCAAGGGCGTCAGCCTCGACCAGATCTACGACCAGCTCGCGGTGCGCGTGATTGTCGATACGGTTGCCGACTGTTACCGCGTGCTCGGTCTGGTGCATGCAACCTGGCCCCCCGTGCCCGGCGAGTTCGACGATTATATCGCCATGCCGAAGGAAAGCATGTACCAGTCACTGCACACAACCGTGCTGATACCTGGTGGTCAACCCTGCGAGATCCAGATCCGCACCCACGAGATGCACGAAGTCGCTGAACGCGGTATTGCGGCGCACTGGCGCTACAAAGAAGGGTTTGGACGCATCGACGCATCGTTCGAGAGCAAACTGGCATGGTTGCGCGGCTTGATCGAATGGCGGCGCGATCTCACCGATGCCCGCGAGTTCGTCGATTCGTTCAAGACCGATGTGCTCGAAGAGCAGGTGTATGTGTTCACTCCCAAGGGCAAAATCATCGACCTGCCGGTTGGAGCGACGCCGGTTGACTTCGCCTACCGCATTCACTCCGATGTCGGGCACAGTTGCGTCGGCGCAAAGGTGAACAACCGGATTGTTCCGCTCGATTACCAGTTGCGCAACGGCGAAATCGTCCATATTATGACCTCGAAGACGCCGCGCGGTCCGAGCCGCGACTGGCTCAACTTCGTCAAGACGAGCGGCGCGCGCAACCATATTCGCCGCTACTTCAAGCGTCTCGACCGTACCGAAAATATCGCTGCCGGGCGCGAATTGCTGGAAAAAGAACTCAAACGCCTCGGTCTGTCGGTGCCCTTCGAGGAGATTGTCGCCATCACCGGTCTCAAGTCGATCGATGATGTGTTCGCCCAAATCGGCAGCGGCGATATCACAGCGCGTCAGGTTGCGCAAAAGATTCTCAGCCACCGCACACCGGTCGGTGCAGACGACCTGGCAGACATCCCGCAGGTCGCTCCGACAACTGAACGCCCCAACGATACCAGCATCATCCGTGTACGCGGCATCGAAAACACGCAGGTGCCGACCCGCCTGGCGCGCTGTTGCAATCCGGTGGCGGGCGAACCGATTGTCGGCTTTGTGACTCGTGGCAAGGGAATTACGGTGCATCGCGCCGACTGCCGCACCATCCTGAACGAACGCGACCGCGCGCGCCTGGTGGAGGTGACCTGGGGCGCCGGCGTACCAAAGCAGGGATACCCGGTGCCGGTACGGATCGAAGCCTGGGATCGCGTTGGGCTGTGGCGTGATGTCTCAGGCGTTATCGCCGATGCGGGCATTAACATCGACGCGGTCGAGCAGGTGCCAACCCGCCGCCCCGGTCGCGCGGTGCTGACCGTCACCCTCCGCATCCAGAGCATTGCGCAGCTGACCGCCATCCTCGACAAACTCAACCGTCTCTCCGATGTGATCGAAGCGCGTCGTGAGCAAAATGCCGCCCCGACTGCTGAAACGCCCTGA
- a CDS encoding DUF305 domain-containing protein, giving the protein MRIISFQNAIILCFMLTAAACGTAPIVAPTSLPSAPTAAGMNHGDHGGATASQPYDALFIDSMIVHHEGAITMARLALQSADRPEIRRMAEEIIAAQQAEIERMRAWRAAWYPDLPPTAGMTMDMGPMEVAPGETPFDRRFLEAMIPHHEGAVAMARDALQKAEHREIGELATAIIATQEAEITQMRQWLKEWYGVEP; this is encoded by the coding sequence ATGCGTATCATCTCGTTCCAGAATGCAATCATCCTCTGCTTCATGCTTACCGCAGCGGCATGCGGTACTGCGCCAATCGTGGCGCCGACGTCGCTCCCTTCCGCCCCCACAGCAGCAGGAATGAACCACGGCGATCACGGCGGGGCGACCGCGTCGCAACCGTATGACGCTTTGTTCATCGACAGCATGATCGTGCATCACGAAGGCGCGATTACGATGGCGCGCCTGGCGCTGCAATCCGCCGATCGACCGGAGATCAGACGCATGGCGGAGGAGATCATTGCCGCGCAACAGGCGGAAATTGAACGCATGCGCGCCTGGCGCGCCGCATGGTACCCCGACCTGCCGCCCACCGCAGGCATGACCATGGATATGGGACCGATGGAGGTTGCGCCCGGCGAGACCCCGTTCGACCGGCGGTTCCTGGAAGCAATGATCCCGCATCACGAAGGCGCGGTTGCGATGGCGCGCGATGCATTGCAGAAGGCGGAGCACCGCGAGATCGGCGAACTGGCGACTGCTATCATTGCAACGCAGGAAGCCGAGATTACCCAGATGCGTCAGTGGCTCAAAGAATGGTATGGCGTCGAACCGTGA
- a CDS encoding phosphomannomutase/phosphoglucomutase: protein MQIAPGIFKAYDIRGIYPTELNEEGAYAIGRAFVTFLQAREVIVGHDMRLSGPAIFDAVTRGIMDQGADVVNIGLVSTDQYYFACTRLGLPGMMVTASHNPKQYNGFKMVRQMPYLLSGAEGIQDLRRIVENDAYAPTTRTGSMRALDLSDEFVTFVLGLIDSDILERRRLKVIADTGNGTVGPILQRVYGRLPIDFIGMYLEPDGNLPNHGLDPLMPENRAELERRVVEEGADAGFAFDGDGDRFFVIDDRGRFISGDFLTALLGRYLLRRAPGSKIVYDVRASWAVRDLISAAGGVPLIERVGHAFIKRRMANENALFGGEVSGHYYFRDFNFADSGIIPSLLVMEMLAGSDQSLSAMLAPLEEKYFISGEINSTVASPKERLEALADAYADGVIEWIDGISVTYPTWHMNVRASNTEPLIRLNLEATTREEMERRRDEVLAILRG from the coding sequence ATGCAGATCGCGCCTGGCATTTTCAAGGCGTATGATATTCGCGGGATCTATCCGACGGAATTGAACGAAGAGGGCGCGTATGCGATTGGTCGCGCGTTTGTGACATTCCTCCAGGCGCGCGAGGTGATCGTTGGTCACGATATGCGCCTGTCAGGACCGGCCATCTTCGACGCAGTCACGCGCGGCATTATGGATCAGGGCGCCGACGTGGTGAACATTGGGTTGGTCAGCACCGACCAGTACTATTTCGCCTGCACCAGGCTCGGCTTGCCGGGAATGATGGTCACGGCGTCGCACAATCCGAAGCAGTACAACGGCTTCAAGATGGTGCGCCAGATGCCGTATCTGCTCAGCGGCGCCGAAGGCATCCAGGATCTGCGGCGCATTGTTGAGAACGATGCTTACGCGCCGACGACGCGCACCGGCAGCATGCGCGCCCTCGATCTGTCAGACGAGTTCGTGACATTCGTTCTCGGATTGATCGATAGCGACATTCTGGAACGCCGACGACTCAAAGTCATCGCCGATACCGGCAATGGCACAGTTGGACCCATCCTCCAGCGCGTGTACGGGCGCCTGCCGATCGATTTTATCGGAATGTATCTGGAACCGGACGGCAACCTGCCGAATCACGGTCTCGACCCGCTGATGCCGGAGAATCGCGCCGAACTCGAGCGGCGCGTCGTTGAAGAGGGGGCGGATGCCGGGTTTGCCTTCGATGGCGATGGCGATCGTTTCTTTGTCATCGACGACCGCGGGCGTTTCATTTCGGGCGACTTTCTGACCGCACTCCTGGGGCGCTACCTGCTCCGACGCGCACCCGGCAGCAAGATCGTCTACGATGTGCGCGCATCGTGGGCAGTGCGCGACCTGATCAGCGCTGCTGGCGGTGTACCGCTGATTGAGCGTGTCGGGCATGCGTTCATCAAGCGCCGCATGGCGAACGAGAACGCCCTCTTCGGCGGCGAAGTATCCGGGCACTACTACTTCCGTGATTTCAATTTCGCCGATTCGGGCATCATTCCATCGCTGCTGGTCATGGAAATGCTGGCTGGCAGCGATCAGTCACTCTCGGCGATGCTGGCGCCGCTGGAAGAGAAGTATTTCATTTCCGGCGAGATCAACTCGACGGTCGCCAGTCCGAAGGAGCGCCTTGAAGCGCTGGCAGACGCATACGCCGACGGCGTCATCGAATGGATCGACGGCATCTCGGTCACATACCCGACGTGGCACATGAACGTGCGCGCATCGAACACCGAGCCGCTCATTCGTCTGAATCTGGAAGCCACCACACGCGAGGAGATGGAACGCCGCCGCGACGAGGTGCTGGCGATTCTTCGGGGATGA
- a CDS encoding glycerophosphodiester phosphodiesterase → MTLVIAHRGASAYAPENTLRAFELAVRQGADMCELDVQRTADGVLVVFHDDTTDRWEAQGRPVAHCTLADLRRLNIGGERVATLAEVCAFARERGIQLNVEIKGVGIGGEVVRLLRNERVIDQVLISSFWPAALAEVAAVAPDLPRACLMGIPTFRPDVRLRESWPFLDLKKAGVVAWHPAYQIPLLDHILPLVRRAGYRVNVWTVNDPEEMRRFVMLGADGIITDVPDVLRCVLKQT, encoded by the coding sequence ATGACCCTGGTTATCGCTCATCGCGGCGCATCAGCTTACGCGCCGGAGAATACACTGCGCGCATTTGAACTTGCCGTGCGTCAGGGCGCCGATATGTGCGAACTCGATGTGCAGCGGACGGCGGACGGCGTGCTGGTGGTGTTTCATGATGATACAACAGACCGCTGGGAGGCGCAGGGACGACCGGTAGCGCACTGCACCCTCGCCGATCTGCGGCGACTCAATATTGGCGGCGAACGTGTCGCAACCCTGGCTGAGGTGTGCGCATTCGCCCGGGAACGTGGTATACAGTTGAATGTCGAGATCAAAGGCGTCGGCATTGGCGGCGAGGTCGTGCGTCTGTTGCGCAACGAACGGGTGATCGACCAGGTGCTGATTTCATCATTCTGGCCCGCAGCGCTGGCTGAAGTGGCTGCGGTTGCGCCCGATCTGCCGCGCGCCTGTTTGATGGGCATCCCCACCTTTCGCCCTGATGTGCGCCTGCGTGAAAGCTGGCCCTTCCTCGACCTCAAAAAAGCCGGGGTTGTGGCATGGCACCCTGCGTATCAGATTCCATTGCTTGATCACATCCTGCCGCTCGTGCGTCGTGCGGGGTATCGCGTCAATGTCTGGACGGTCAACGACCCGGAAGAGATGCGGCGCTTTGTGATGCTCGGCGCCGATGGAATCATCACCGACGTGCCGGATGTGCTGCGGTGCGTCCTGAAACAGACTTGA